TCCTGACCGCCACCTTCCGGGCCGACCGGGATCCCGAGATCGTCAGCCTGCTCTACGACCTCGGCATGCTGTCCTACAACGGGTCACTGGGCTGCTTCTCGGTGGCGTACCTGGTGTTCGCGATCGCCATCCTCTACGACAAGAACGACATCTTCCCGAAATGGTTCGCGTACGTGACCATCTGGCAGATCATCACGGAGGTCATCGCGACGCAGATGTTCGTCGCCCACTCGGGGCCGTTCGCGTGGAACGGTTCCCTGGCGTTCTGGTGGTCGGTCGTGGTCTTCAGCATCTGGCTGGGAGCGCTGATCCTGCTGCTGCGCCGGGCGACCATGCGCGAACCCGCCGATTCGCCTGGACTGCACTGACGGGAACGACTGTGACGCAGACTGATTCACATCCGAAGCCGACGAACGGCCGCCTGCCCGGCGATGTCGACATGTGGGTGATGGTCCTCGGTGACCTGATCATCTTCGGGGGCTACTTCATCGTCTTCATGGTCTACCGCGCCATGAACCCCGCGGAGTTCCTGGCCGCGCAGCAGCACCTCGACATCAACCTCGGTGTGCTCAACACCGTGATCCTGCTGACGAGTTCGTGGTTCGTCGCCCGCAGCGTACTGGCCGCCAGGTCCGGCAACCCCGCCCAGGCGATCCGCCTCGTCTACGCCGGCGGCGGGTGCGGGCTGCTGTTCATGGCGGTCAAGGGTTACGAGTGGTTCGCCAAAATCACGGCGGGTCACACGAACTCCGACATGTTCTACGCGTTTTACTACGTGCTGACCGGGGTGCATCTGATCCACGTGTTGATCGGGCTGATCGTGCTCGGGGTGGTGGTGCGGGAGTTGCGCAATCCCGGCCGGCGGCGCGCCTCGCTGGTCGAGTCCGGCGCGGTGTACTGGCACATGGTCGACCTGCTGTGGGTCGTCATCTTCGGCCTGCTCTACGTGATGAGGTGATCATGACCGAGACGACCGGCGCCGCGCACACAACCGCGCGCACCATGACCTGGACGTGGGTTGCGCTCACCGCAATCACGGTCGGGTCGTGGTGGTTGGCGCCCGCCCACTTCACCGACACCGTGCACCCCAGCACCCCGATCACCGCACTGGTGTTGATGCTCACCGCGATCAAGGCCCGCCTGATCATCCGCAACTTCATGGAGGTCGGAACCGCGCCGCGCTGGCTGAAGCACTCGACCGACGCCTGGCTGATCGTGCTGCTGGTCGCGGTGTTCGTGATCTACCTGGTGTGACGACGGGTAGCTTCGATGTGGTGACCGACCGCATCGACGCCAGCGCGCTGCAGGGTGTGTCCGAGACCGCACTGCTGACCCTCAACGGCCGCGCGCACCAAGCCCGTCACCCGCGCGCCATCATCGACGACCCGATGGCGATCCGGCTGGTCGACGCCATCGACTTCGACTTCGACAAGTTCGGCCGCAAGGGCCAGGAGATGGCGCTGCGCTCGTTGGCGTTCGACAAAGCCACCGCGGACTATCTCGCCCAGCATCCGCGCGCCACCGTCGTCGCGCTCGCCGAGGGATTGCAGACCACGTTCTGGCGGCTGGACGCACGCATCCCCGATGCCCAGTTCCGTTGGCTCACTGTGGACCTCGAGCCGATCATTGAACTACGGCGCAGGCTGTTGCCGGGGTCGCCGCGGATCACCACCCTCGCCCAGTCCGCGCTGGACTACACCTGGACGGACCGGGTGGACACCGCCGAGGGCGTGTTCATCACCGCCGAAGGCCTGCTGATGTATCTGCCACCCGACGACGCGATGGGGCTGATCACCAACTGCGCCAAGCGGTTTCCAGGCGCTCGGATGCTCTTCGACCTGCCGCCGGTACTGGTGAAGCGGTTCGCCCCCAAGGGGCTGCGGTCCTCGCGGAGCTACCGGGTCCCGCCGATGCCGTTCAGCCTGTCGGCCGCAGAGCTGGCCAACCTGGCCGGCACGGTGCCCGGGATCCGGGCCGTGCACGACCTGCCGATGCCGCGGGGCCGAGGGTTCTTCTTCGAGAAGGTGTTTCCGGCCGTCTGGCGTTCGAAGGCGGTCATGAACTACCGCGGGGCGTACACGCTGCTCGAGTTCGGCTGAAGTTGGGGCAGAATTGCGAGCGCGTCGACGTCGAGCACGTGCTCGCAGTGCCTTTGCAGCATCGTCATGAACATCGTGTCGCCGCGTTCGGTCTGCTCGATGAGCATGGGCGAGATGATCGTCATCATCACCCCGAAGAAGGTCTGCCTGCGCACCCCGTCGCGCACCTCGTCGAGCGTGAGCTTTGCACCCAGCGCCCGGTGATACGACTCCAGCAGCGCGTCGTAGTGCGCGCGGCGCACCTCGGCCGGCAGCGCGCACCCCAGGAAATAGGCGACGTCGGTCAGCGCCGGTCCCCACGCGACCGTCTGCCAGTCCACGACCGTCAAGGGCCGGTCCGCGCCCTGTTGACCGAACAGCATGTTGTCCAGCCGGTAGTCGCCGTGCACCAGACCCTTGACCCGGTCTTCGGCGGCCTCCGCCGCGAGATACGCGTCGAACCCGGCGACCAGCCGCTCGCACACCACCCGATGCTCGGGCGCGATCTGATCGGCATACCGCTCGGCGAACCCCGCGTAAAGCTGCGTGATCAACGCCTGGTCGACGGGAGACTCGCGGTTGAGCCAGTCCGCACTGGCCGCCGCCGGATCATCGAGCAGCGGGCCGTGCAGCCGACCCAGCTCCGCCAGCGCCAGCATCGCCTGCTCGGCGGTGGCTCCGCGGATCTCATCGCCGACCACCGCGGGCCCGGCGTCGCCGAGCAGCAGGTGAAACGCCCCCGACTCCGCGTCGAACGCCGACGAATAGCACGGCGCCACCGGCCCGCCGATGCGCGGCGCGATGTCGGTGTAGAACCGCACCTCCCGCTCATACAGGCCCAGCGCCAGGCCGGTCTGCCTGCTCACCGCATCGGTGGCCGCGACCTTGAGCACCACCGACCCGGGCCCCTGCCCGCTCTCGCCGTAACCCAACGTGATCCGGTAGCACTCGCTCATCTGACCGGTGCCGATGCGCTCGAACGAGAACCGCTCGACCGGCACCCCCAGCACCGAGACCAGCCACTCGACACTCAGATCGGCCGGACGCTCCACAACGTCAGTGCTGGGCACTGGTCACCTCCAGTGCGTGTGCGTCGCCGATCAGTTCAGCGGCGCGCTCCGCGATCACGACCGACGGCGCCATCGTGTTACCGGTGGTGACCCGGGGCATGATCGACGCATCGGCGATGCGTAAGCCGTCGATGCCGTACACCCGCAATTCGCCGTCGACAACCGACATCTCGTCGCGTCCCATTTTGGCGGTGCAGCTCTGGTGCCAGTAGGTGCACACGGAGTCGCGGACGAACCGAAGGAGCTCGGCGCCCGTCAGAGTGCCCGGCATCACTTCACGTTTCGTGAAGGCAACCAGTGGCCCCGCGTTGCCGACCTCGCGGGCCAACTCCACTGCGGCCAGCGCAGCCGTCACGTCGTCGGGATGCGACAGCATGTTGGCGTCGATGCGGACCGGGTCGTCGGCGCTCGGCCCGGTCAGCCGCACCGAGCCCCGGCTCGCCGGGCGGACCACGCCGGCGAACATCGTCCAGCCGGCCTCCGGCACGCCGAAGCGGCGCGCGGCCTCCTCGCTCACGAACGGCGCCTCGATCTGACAGGTCTGCAGATCGGGGGTGGCCAGCCGCGGATCGCTGGTCCAGAAGTAGGTGGCTTCGGATCCGGTGTTGCGGGGCGCGATCGGCGCGCGGTACTCCCACACGCATCCGATCGCCGGATGGTCCTGCAGGTTCTGCCCGACGCCCGGAAGGTGCTGCACGACAGGGATACCCACAGCGTCCAGTTGCCCGGCATCGCCGATACCGGAGAGCATCAACACCTTCGGCGTGTGGATCGCCCCGAGGCTGAGCACCACCTCGGACGTGGCACCGATCCGGTGGGTCCGGCCCCGGTGGACGAACTCCACGCCGGTCGCCCGCCCGCCGTCCACGGTCACCTTGGTCACCAGCGACCCGGTCAGCACGGTCAAGTTCGGCCGGCCCACGTAGGGGTAGGTGTAGGAGCGGAACACCGACTGCCGCACGCCGTCGCGCACCCGGATGTCGCTGATCGCCGCGCCCCCTTCGCTTTCCATCATCTTGCCGTTGGGATGATCGAAGGTCGGGATGCCGGCTTCCGAGGCGGCGGCGACGAACGCCGGGGCGATCGGATTCGGGTCGGGCGCGGGTGCGACGAACACCTCGCC
The window above is part of the Mycolicibacterium rutilum genome. Proteins encoded here:
- a CDS encoding cytochrome c oxidase subunit 3 family protein — protein: MWVMVLGDLIIFGGYFIVFMVYRAMNPAEFLAAQQHLDINLGVLNTVILLTSSWFVARSVLAARSGNPAQAIRLVYAGGGCGLLFMAVKGYEWFAKITAGHTNSDMFYAFYYVLTGVHLIHVLIGLIVLGVVVRELRNPGRRRASLVESGAVYWHMVDLLWVVIFGLLYVMR
- a CDS encoding class I SAM-dependent methyltransferase: MTTGSFDVVTDRIDASALQGVSETALLTLNGRAHQARHPRAIIDDPMAIRLVDAIDFDFDKFGRKGQEMALRSLAFDKATADYLAQHPRATVVALAEGLQTTFWRLDARIPDAQFRWLTVDLEPIIELRRRLLPGSPRITTLAQSALDYTWTDRVDTAEGVFITAEGLLMYLPPDDAMGLITNCAKRFPGARMLFDLPPVLVKRFAPKGLRSSRSYRVPPMPFSLSAAELANLAGTVPGIRAVHDLPMPRGRGFFFEKVFPAVWRSKAVMNYRGAYTLLEFG
- a CDS encoding GMC family oxidoreductase, giving the protein MGGADDGAGLSPHYDFIVCGSGSSGSVVARRLAENPSVRVLLLEAGGDDDVPTVRNADQWPLNLGTERDWQFVAAPNPHLNGRSIPMNMGKVLGGGSSINVMMWSRGHRSDWDHFASEADDPRWGYEAVLDIYRRIEDWHGVPDPDYRGTGGEVFVAPAPDPNPIAPAFVAAASEAGIPTFDHPNGKMMESEGGAAISDIRVRDGVRQSVFRSYTYPYVGRPNLTVLTGSLVTKVTVDGGRATGVEFVHRGRTHRIGATSEVVLSLGAIHTPKVLMLSGIGDAGQLDAVGIPVVQHLPGVGQNLQDHPAIGCVWEYRAPIAPRNTGSEATYFWTSDPRLATPDLQTCQIEAPFVSEEAARRFGVPEAGWTMFAGVVRPASRGSVRLTGPSADDPVRIDANMLSHPDDVTAALAAVELAREVGNAGPLVAFTKREVMPGTLTGAELLRFVRDSVCTYWHQSCTAKMGRDEMSVVDGELRVYGIDGLRIADASIMPRVTTGNTMAPSVVIAERAAELIGDAHALEVTSAQH
- a CDS encoding cytochrome C oxidase subunit IV family protein; protein product: MTETTGAAHTTARTMTWTWVALTAITVGSWWLAPAHFTDTVHPSTPITALVLMLTAIKARLIIRNFMEVGTAPRWLKHSTDAWLIVLLVAVFVIYLV